DNA sequence from the Fusarium verticillioides 7600 chromosome 2, whole genome shotgun sequence genome:
GACACTTGGGCTCACTCAATCACCAGTATCTGGTggcatctcgatcatctcaTAACGGCATATAGCACATCATTTAGGGCCTAGGAAACAGCAATCGCAAGTCTTAGTTAGCACACGAACATCATTGTAAAACAAAGTAACTTTTTAATTATTCTTTCCTACATCCATCAGCTTGTCTCTCCCTTTTCAGCCGCTCTCTTTGCCTTGTGCTCCTTTGTCCATGCCTCTGCCCTATCCTTAGGAACGACAAAGATCCTCACCACCTCATCCACTACCTCAACCTTACCCGTTCCCAAAACCTTCAGCAGCGGCACTCGCTTGCCCATCTTTAGGAGGCCACCCTGTGTGGTTTCCACAAACGCCTCTACGCCTGCTGTCGTGTACAAACCCTCCTTGTCCCACGGTAGAGGGAAGATATAGCTCAGATGATCCTCGAGCGAATGTGTTTCCTCAAACGCCTTGATGAAATCAGATTCCAGGTGTAGAGGGTACAGCAGCACTGTTGGGAACGCAAGCGTGCTGCGGGGATCATCAGGATCTGGGAGAAGCGCAATACCCGCGTCTTCCATCTCTGGCGGCTGAGAGGTTGTGCGTGTGGGTATATTCCTCGCTCGCAGTGcggctttgatgagaagtgCACGTCGCTTCTCCTTTGCTTCGCGCTCTGCGTCCCTCTTTCGTCGCGCGTCGATCTCTTTAGCTCGCTTAATGATATCGTCCGCTACAGCACGCAACGAAGCATTGTTTTCGTCTAATGAAAGACCGCGCgcacaaacatcatcagcctcctgGATACGGTCCACTGCAAGGAGTGCTCGTGCACTGCGGAAGTATGCCTTGATGTTTCGCGGGTTGAGGCGCAATGCCGCAGCGCAATCAAGCCAGCAGCTGCGGTAGTTCTTAACAGCAAGGTGGCATGCTGCCCGGTTGACGTAGAGCGCTTCAAGAGTCTCGCGCTGCTTCtgaatctcctcctcagtgTCGATTACGCCCTCCTGGTTTTTCGTCTGCTCGCCCCTGGCGCGCTTGCGCTCTTCGCCTGCGAGAATAGCAATACCCTTTCCGTAAAACTCCTTTGCATCGGCGTAGCTCTTAAGTTTGAAGTACTCGTTTCCACGCTCCTTGAACTCCTGGCCGTTTTCGAGAGGTGTACCTTCATACGCGAGGGCCTGCAGTGCTGCAATgtcttcattctcctcacTGGCATCAAGGTCTGTCATGAAAAGGGGCGACTTGTTTAGATCTTCCCATACTTCGTCAACAGTCTTTCCGCTGGCGATGGCATGAGCTGGGGGCAGCTCAGGTTTGGTGGCCTCTGTGGCGCCGGTATTTGGCTGTGGTGAGGCCTGCTCCAGCTTCATGGCCTCATCCATCTTGTCGGTAATTTCCTCGATTTTCATTTTTCTACTTTTAGAGCAGAAGAACCTGCCGCTGCTGTCTTCAAATCAGGAATATTGTGGTGAGTCTTATACTTCAGATGCCATTGGTGGGTGGATTCGGAGTGACTCGATTGCTAAaatttgagcttctccaactttAGGGTGGGTGGCGAAAATTCTATTGGGCATCAGCTACCTTAACTATCACGACTCTGGATTCACATAcaggctaggggaggaaagaaaactaggaccttgatcctcaGTGAtaaaagacttaggtaaccTAGCATCAGTTTAGAATAATTTAGGACATCTGTTGCTAATTTTGTTTTTGTACCTCATATCGgggtctgatgttttcttgcttgtAGAGGACAGGGAACCTACTAAGATGGGAGTGATCATGTTTGTAACTACTTCTATTCCTATTTACCTCGCTTTTATCTAACTTATATACTAAACCCCATCTTCAACCGTAAACCCAATTCaaaaaacaaacaaactccAAAAGCTTTTTTCTTCAATAATCAAGCCAAACTCCGAAAAGTAAAAAGTCATCACAAACCAAATCAATCATTATACCTGGGGTATACATAACTTCGTAAAAGCGGCCGTGATAAACACCATCCCATCTACCAGTCGTTTTTAGACGCAAATCATCAAAACATGCTTGAACTCCAAACTCATGAGGGTATAAAACACTATGACTTGCTGCAGGCACAGGCAATCAAGTCTAAAAAGGGCTGCAAAACCCGCGAAGTCGCTTCTGCATGTTCGACCTGCTCGGTTTTCAAACTGCGCCGCGTGCTCCTCATGGGGAGTCATAAAACTCGGTCTCAGTCACCGTGACAGTCTGTTTGTTAGGCACCTGGGAGGTTTCCTCACAAGGCTCCTCATTGCGCCGGCGAGGAACAGAGAAGCATTGAACGGCTCCCAAAATAGCGACAATAGCGCTACCGTACCAGGCCAAGGCAGAGCAATCTGATTTGGTACCGACCGTCCACAAGAATCCAGCGACGGGTGAAGCAATCATTCGGCAAGCAGCACCAGCACTTGCTGCCAAGCCGTTCACTTTTCCAAGAGCGCTTGGGGCTGGTGTAGcctccttgatgaggatcaTAAGAAGAGGATATAGTATAATGGAGAGAATGTTGCGGATGATGAGACAGCCGTAGATAGCGGGGTATAAAAGGCTCCCAGGAACAAGGAGGAGCATGGGCATCAGCACGTAGATGATAGGGTGGAGGACAGTGACAAGCAGGAAAAGGCGATAGGTTCCAAGCATCTTGACAGTCCAGGggaagacaaagacttgGATAAACAGAGCGATACCGCCGTCGATTGCCAAGATCACACCAACATCGCGTGGAGTCATGCCCAGGCCACCAGGCGAGTAGAAAGGAAAGATAGACCCCTGTTTGAACATCTCCACAGCATCAACACGGCTGTCTTCGAAGAATATGGGCAGCAAGTGGTCGAACGTCATGGAATGATAAGTGAAGATTGACAAGGCGACAATGAAGCCAACAACACGGCAattccagatcttgatgggagctgcagctgtcTTTTCATTTTCGATACAGAGAGTATCCCAGTTCCCGATTGAGCCATCGGTTGAATCCTCGACTGTCTCTATCGCACCATACGCCTGTGGCTCAATCTCGGTGGCCATTCGGTTGTTCATCATAAGGGGGGTCTCCTCGCTGACGTGGTATTCGCTGGTAGGAACGTGCTGGACCATGTCGGGATGGGTttcctcgaggaggaggaaaccGAGCACAATGCTCACGAGCAGCAATCCTGCGCAGATAATGTTGGGCAGCAAGTAAGGTTGGCGCTGGAAGAGGCTGCCGACTGGGGAAAGAATCCAGTCCAAGAGTCATGAGGGTTTGGCAAACATCCCACCGATAGAGGGACCAACAATGGTTCCAATACTCCAGACAAAAGGCATCATAGAGTATGCACGTGCTAAAATATTGATCAGCCATGGAAATCCGAGCAATGGTTTGCAGACTTACGCTCATGCTCAGGTTTGGTGACCAGCTCGCCGACCATGGTTTGGATAACACCAATATTGCCATTAAGCAGACCACCAAGGAGACGGCCAAACAAGGCAACACCGAAGCTTGGAGCCACTCCTACTATCAGCATGCTGATCATTGTACCTAAAGATCCAATAATCAAAACAGGTTTGCGGCCGATACGATCGGACAGGGCGCCCCAATACGTTCCCATAACAGCTTCAGCAAGCGAAAATGCGGATATAAGGATGCCAGAGTAGAACgaagcatcttcttcgcgGCCTATTTCGAAGCTTTTGACAAGGGCCCAGGCGTATGGGAAGATGGACGTTAACGCGATAGGCTCAGCGAGTCGGACAATGGCTTATTTGGAGTTAGCACATATTGTTGAAGTGCAATTTCTGATCTTAcccaggaggaagagctgcATGGCCGGGAATGCATCTGGGTCACGAGGACCAGCGCGAAGCATACCCATGTTGGATAGATGTGATGGATCACAGCCTGGATGGAAAGAAAGGCAAgttgttgaacttgtcaaaGAAATCAATCGCCGCCTTGATCCCAAATTGGGTGGAAAGATAAGCAAAGCGACGATTCCACGGAAGGGATATTTGGAAAAGGCAGAAAAATGATGGTTATCGTAGCCTTTTGGGATGGAAGTGGCTGTCTTGGTGGAGAGTTTGGAGAGCCAGTTAGTTAGTACGGGATTTCACAAGGAAATCAGCAATAGCAGAATCACAACAGTTaagatggatggaagaacaagagccCAGACTGGAGATGGGAAGTGATTCAAACTTGGATACAAAAAGTTTAGTAGTTAGACAGCAAGAAAAGTTCAGTCAcgaaggaaaggaaagaggGTGGGAGATGGGATATTTCTACCAAAAGTCAGTCAAGCAAGGTGCAAGCGcaagttggaggagaaggagaagatgaacaTGTATGCCCGTGTAAGTGCGGCGACACCTTTTTGTGGGGACCGAAACCGCAATCAAGGGCCAACTCATATGGAACTTCAACCTTGGAACAAGCCCAGCCAGACGCTTCGCTTGGTCGCTCTCCCTGGCCGATAAGGTCCCGTCAACTTACTCGGCGGAGAAAAAAGAACCTGGCCTTTGCTTGCAGTGGAACAGTCGAAGCTTCGTTTGCAGCATGTGGGGCGGCCGCTaagcttgtccttgttgcTGGGAGTTGCATACACCATCAGGAAATTTGAACCAACAGTTGCATACGACAAGgcccagagaagaaaaacTGGACGGTAGAATAACGCCGGGCGAGGCCAGAGTGAGACAAAGTTTGCCTGATCTTCCTCCGCCCGTTTGTTTGTCGTCCTGGTGTCATGTGTCAGAGATAAGAGACTCTGAATCATCTATGTACATACTGTACGAGCAATTGGATGTTTCTGGTGTTTCCGTTCACTACTACGAGGACATGGCATTGAAACGCTGCACCTTCTTGCCTCCCTGATATCGGTTCACCTGCATACATATGCATGCATCTCTGGTCTGAGGCTCAGCCAGATAACCACACCTCTCATGCTCTTCTCGTGCCACTGTTGACTGCAGGCATGAAGTGTCTCATGATACAGGAAGACGAGACTGCTCCACGGACTATCGCAGACAAATTTCCGGACTGTCGGCAGGTGGTCACTTGGGCACAGAGAGTGAATGGAGCCATCGTTAGACGGGACCGATGGAgtcgttggcgttggcgttggtgttgcttcACTCAAGTCCGTGTCAAGTGtgtcaagatggaggggaaCTCTCGGGAGCGTCCTGGATTCTGCATGCAGCTAACGGAAATATGTCACCTGATTGGGCGGCTTGACCGATGGTGGTCTGTGTCAAGGTTCCATCCCCAACGTCGCATGCATGTCGATTGCCGGTGGACCACCCCTAGGTAGGATGCCATTGAGGCCAGAGTTCCTTCTAGCGTATGACTTTATCCGGTATCTGAGATTTGAGCGTATGTAATGATTGGCTGTGTCTTTTGTTTAGGCCCGCCACCCTGGAATTGAAAATTCTCTCTTCTGGTCGTTTCGTTGCATTGCATTCGTTTGTTCATTTCCATCGGAGCCGATGACCGGGCATTGAGCGACTATGTACTAACGCAAGCGTGTCTCTGGTGTTGAATCATTCTTTTCGTAACATCAACTCAATAGTCGCGTAACGACTCAAGccatgtcttggcttgaatCAGCCACACAATTCTGTACATAGCACAGCCGCTATGAAGATACAGTTGTTTAAGTCAGTGAAGGCCCCagcgatgagaaagaaattTGATCAGCACAACATCGCACCATATCCTGACAAAAGAAATGAACTTCATTATCAATACACTCGCGAATTTTATTTGTATGTGGTGTTGATAACTGTGTATCCATTTCATATTGTCCTCACTCTCACGGACTTGGGGAGATCCCAAGTGATCCAGATGGTTCCATGCAACTCAACCGCGGACAAGGCCCTTGCGACCGCAACCCTGCGTAATACCGGCCAAGCTCCGTTACTGGTGGATTCAAGCTCCAACATGGATGTCTGGAAAGCGATACGAACTTGGAAAAGGATGCGGCTCAACAACGTCAGTGGCAGATCAGGTTTCAGATTCGAGAATACGACAAAAGCAATAATTCACCACCTCCCGACATCATTGACTATTGACTACCTATCTTTTGAGTGGCGCGCTAAACAACGTTCAAAATAAACAATGTAGAGGGACACATATCAACAAAAGCCACCctgagaaagaaaaagaaaaaagaaagaaaaaaacatCCCGAGAACCGGGCGCATCCATTGAGCGGATAAGGGGACCTTGAGGCTAAagcagagagagagagattaGATGGCTGCAGGTCAATTGAAAGCGGAAAAggtgctgttgctgcaaCCTGCGAAAGGGCGAGTtgggtttggtttggtttggtttggcgCTTGCATTGCTTGGCTACCTACTTGGCTCATGGTGGTGGGAGTCTGTGCGCCTACGCCCGCTGCTGGTTCCATCTGAGACTCTGGTCTCTGCGAGATTCCTCGGAAACTTTACGGCCTGGACTGACTGACacccctccatcttctggTCTCCCTCGTCCCGTCCACAACACACCTTTCTGGCTTCCCGACCTCCATCTCGATGGCCGAGTAAGGTAGTTCATCACAATTGCCCCTTTGTCAAACATCGTCATTTTCCCAATCTGACCTCCAATTGTATGTCATTCGATGAAATGATACATAACTTGTGCTCGTTCGCCTTTCATGGCTTGACTGGCGTTTCACATGCATCCACAAAGGTCATTTCCTTGGGCAACCTAAATTGAGTGTCTTTGCTTATCTCGCAGATCACCAGCGTCTGGCCTGTCGTTGTGCGACCCACCAGCTGTTGACCTGCATAGGATCCCTCCCAAGCACACTGCGCTGTCTGCGCTGCAATCATGGTTCCATGTAATTTGCACTTTGGTCAATCGCCGATAGTGCTCCGTGCCGAGTCACCAGCTTACTGTACCTCTCCCTTAGGCTCTTATGGTAGTGCGAGTAACGAGACCCCAACCACCATACATACAGTTGCAGCAGTCAACGCTCGTCCACCGCCTTTTGCTGACCGTACCAACCCTCACTCACATGCAAGGCATGAACTGGACTACCAAAGGAAAAGAGCTCCGGACTCTAGAGATTCCGGTGACCAGACGCTTTAGCATTCTCATTGCGGGGGAAGTATGAATTAGATCGCGTGGTCTATGGctctcttgaacttggcccCGTGGTCTCCAAGAGATTCCCCTTCGTCTCTTTGCGCTACGCATTGCAAAAGACTTGTCTGGGCCCACTGTGGTCTAGGGGCATCCTGCACTAAGTACCCACCGCATCTCAGCGTATGCATCAAACGAAGCGGCTAAAAGCTGCTTGTGCTAGTTCCCGCCTTGTCCTCTGCGCCGACTCCACCAGTCAAGGTGGGACTATTTCAACGACACACCATGAACACGGCTGCGACAACGGCAACACCTgagtcgaggatgaaggtgAGAGCGGCTTTCAGGCTGATCTTTATGTGAGACTGCTGATTGAAGGATCAAACTGGACTAGCATCTTCACATTAACGGTCCGATGCCCTCAGCTGGTCACAGAATTGAGGCAGCGTATCAGTTGTTCCATCACCTTTGCATTTCTTCGGACCATCGGCTCGCTCACCGACCCAAGCGCGACTCTTATTGCCAGGCTGGCACTTTTGACAGTAACAACCACAACACTCTTTCCAAGATATCCCGATGATCCGCAACTACCAGACCAGGCTAAGCTACCCAGCCAAAACATGAGGTCCAGGCCTCGTTTAATTGCGGATAGGCGAGCAAATGCTGGCAATCCCCGCACAGGGAAACTGACTTGTAATGTAATGTGGGGATATATTCCAGGATATGTTGCCAGTCTTCCAAGTGAATGAAAACAACAGCATTAGCGTGTTTTGAGCCCGGAGCCACTGTGGAAACTATCTCGAAAACCCTCATTTCACTCTGTTCCATCACGTGAGCACTTCCACCCCCTCACCTAACAAGACTAAGGACATAGACCACGGATCTTGGGATGATTTGACAAAATCTCTCCATCTATTGCAGACTGAACTATACTGTTCGTTACTTGGGATCGAGGTCCTCTATTCTCCAACAATCAATCAGTCTGTAACATAAGATCAGATGCCCAAGCATCGTGAACACACCGGGCGATCGCATATCGTATCCCGGCTGCAAGCCTCGCCTTTATCATAAGCTGTTCGGTTAACTAGCGTATGGGATTCCCATGTTGAAGTGGCACATCAGCAACTTCAGATGCGTGCTACATATGGCATGCATTTTCTCATGCCTGCCTGAACTCATATGCAAGATGTGTTTACCACTAGTCCAACCTGGGATTCTTCAACTGCCTTACCGACTGGGCCAATTGTAACTGGTTGAACCCCTCATTCTACTTCAGTCCCATTGGAGGTGTAGCTGACCAGGAAGTTGTTACTGTATCACCCAGGCGGGATGCTTCGAAGTCAGATCAAACGTTGACACCCCCCAGATCAAGCTAAAAACGGTCGGGAAAGGGTGGTTGTGAACCCTATGCTGTAAGTTCTGGAATTCAAAGATCGGCATTCCAATTGTGATAGTCTAGGGTGGCGACTAAGGATAACTCAttgttcaacatcaatcgTGGCGTTAGGCACGAGATATTCATCTATACTGTAGCCAAGGAACGGTGCCGGCATGAATTGTGCCTTGTAACATGGATGGGAAAAGCATACGCGTACTGCCTGTGTTTCGAAGCTCAACGTCTACATGTTCTCTCTGATACATCACCGCATTCTCAGGTATGCTCGCTTTTGTTGTGTATCCATTCAGACGCCACGTAACTATCGCCACTTTTTCATGGACTTCGGGGAAAGCTTCATCAGCTCGAAGTTCTCTTGGAGATCTGTTGTCTTTAGTTCATGCGAGCCATGCCACAGCAGATACTGTTATGCAATTAAGTAAGTAATTGCAAGTAAACACCAATGAAAAGTTTAGAGATCAATATTACGGTTATGTTACGACGCTCTCGAGTTCGTTTCAAAATGACGCCTATCGTATATACAGCTAGACTTCTATGATCTACAAAGAATGCCTCACTACGTCTATTCAATGCCCATCTCCTTCAGAATAGCCTTATACCGTTCCGCCTCCTCAGCCATCGCCTCAACACTTCTTGCTTTTCGGTCCTCGTCATCGACTCTCCTCAACCCTCCACCCGGCTTCGGTCGGGCGCCCATCTCCTTATCCCATAACGCACCACCGACATTGCCCTCCTCCCCCGCAAGTTTAACATACACGGCATCTGGGCTTCCCATGTCCCCAGCCGTCCGCGGAACGACGTGGACGTGAACATGTGGTACCGTCTGCCCCGCGTCAGCTCCGTCTTGAACAGCAACTGAGAAGCTTCCGGCCTCAGGCTCGGGGTTGCGGAAGTAAGCACGTGCAAGTAGACGCTGGGTGAGCTGCACTGTTGTGAAGAGATCTGAGATCTCAGTGGGCGTCAAGTCTGTCAGGCGTTTATGCGGGTTATGCGGACAGACGAGAACATGGCCTTGAATCAGCGGTTTGAGATTCACCAGCGCGAAAGAGTGCGGTGTAGTGAGGAAGACCTGAAGAGTTGTCAGCATCTACTGACGATAAAGAGCAAGCTCGGGTCTGAGCTTGGCATCGAGGCTCAACATGATTCCTCACCTGATTTGTGACCTCAAAGGGCCCAAATTTGATAGTTCGTCCGGCGGCTCCGGCTgcagtcatgatggttcGCACTGAAGCACTCTTTGCAGTTGCCCAAACTCTAGATGCAAGCATGCTCCAATTGGTAGAGGACCCGTTTCTGCAATTACGGTGGATCCCTTGGAATTCTGATCAGTTGGTGGAAGTGGTTGTTCTAAGATGAAATGAGAAGAGGGCTTTTCCTGAGTTTCGTTTTCTTCGTTGTGTATAAATCACGTCGTTTAATGGTGGTGATCTCATGTCATGAGTGAGCTCTGCTCCCCTGTGAGAACTCAAATGGGACCCACATCTTTTGCACCAATTGTCTAACACTGAGCAGTTCGGCAGAGATCTATAGCATTTCTTAATAGAAGAGTGTTTAATATGATTGCTGagcagttgatgatggtgtgTTTGATTCATGAGTTGCTTCGTATATATTCTATGTCCAAATGCTCCAAAGTGTCACTGATATTATTGTACAAGAGTTGCCAATCACGGTGACCTGTGCACCTTTGTACTGTAACATAAAACAAACAAAGGAAAATCGCTTCTGCTGAAAAGTCGGACATTCCTTAGAATCTGACCtggtcttcctcatcaagagGAACTTGGCCATCTGGGACTGTGAAAGCTTCCTCTGTCTGATTAAGAGGCCGTCGTTCATCTTCAGGCTCATCTTCCCATACGACTACAATTCGTTAGTCTCAGCCAGGTTGCAAAGTGAGTTTCGACTTACCGTATGGTTTAATAGTAAAGCTTACCACAAGAGCAAATCCAAATACGCTTGCCAGCAGTACAAAAATACCCTGATCGAAATGTCCAACTGTGAGGGCATACACTCCATTAAATAAGACTGGCCCCAACACTCGCGCAAGAGCATGCATCATACCGATTGCTCCGAGTAACTGGCCAACTCTTTCAGAAGGTACATGCTTGGTGATCATAGCTTGCCCAGTTGCACTCCCAAGACCCCCGACAGCGGTCATCATACCGCTGACGACAAACACTCGCGATGAACGGGCAAATACATATCCAAGGGATCCAATAACATCTGAAGTCAAAGCAATTCTCAGGATTAGGACGTCAAGCTCGTCTGCGCCACGGTTCCTTTCGACGGGAGCCACACCGGACtcgcgacgacgacgagctGCTGGGCGGATGCGGCCAAAGTAGTTGATAACAGGGTATATTCCCATGAGGACCACGACGCGAAcaagtgagagaagagacacaAACCCCGACTTTTCTAAGAGATCCCAATGGTACGTCCGTCCGCAGTAGAGAACGATGACAGCACCTGCGGCCATGCTTGCTCCAAGGATGATGGTATCATTGATCGCAAGGGCGATCAAATTTCGACGAAGAGCCGGCGATGTGCCAGGGCCAGTAGGATAGAGAGCCTTGAGAGGAGCGAGAGGGTTTGCTGTTCGAAGGGTATTCACCCATGATGGCGAGACTGGAGATTGCAACTCCTTGTCCTTTTGGTACTTCTCCCGCGCTACCAATTGTTTCCTTTGAGACAATGACTCGGGAACAACAAGCCAGACAAAAAGCATGAAAGCAATGTGGCATCCCATGACAACATAGAAAATAGATAGCAAACTACCAGTCCACTTGACGAAGTAGCCTGCAAGAAGAGGGCCAAAAGCAAGTCCCGTGAACAGGCACGCATGCACGTAGCCCATAGACACGGCGCGTTTTGAAGGAGGAGTGCAGTCACTTGTGTAAGACTGTGTCATGATACTTCCTGTAGTGAACGATCCTGTCATACCGTCAAAGACGCTACCTAGAAGCAGCCAGCGATAGCTAATAACATCGGGGTATCGGGCAACCAGGATAGTGATGAACTCTGCCAAGATTCCACCAACAGAAGCTAGAGCCATAAGCCGTGTACGACCATATCGATCAGATAGATGGCCGATTTTCGGTGCAACTATAGCACTTAGGATGCCAGTGAATAAATTCATGACCAGCATGAATTTTGCCACGTTTGCTTGCACTTCGGGGATATCGCATTGGGGATTTTCA
Encoded proteins:
- a CDS encoding hypothetical protein (At least one base has a quality score < 10), with translation MGMLRAGPRDPDAFPAMQLFLLAIVRLAEPIALTSIFPYAWALVKSFEIGREEDASFYSGILISAFSLAEAVMGTYWGALSDRIGRKPVLIIGSLGTMISMLIVGVAPSFGVALFGRLLGGLLNGNIGVIQTMVGELVTKPEHEPRAYSMMPFVWSIGTIVGPSIVGSLFQRQPYLLPNIICAGLLLVSIVLGFLLLEETHPDMVQHVPTSEYHVSEETPLMMNNRMATEIEPQAYGAIETVEDSTDGSIGNWDTLCIENEKTAAAPIKIWNCRVVGFIVALSIFTYHSMTFDHLLPIFFEDSRVDAVEMFKQGSIFPFYSPGGLGMTPRDVGVILAIDGGIALFIQVFVFPWTVKMLGTYRLFLLVTVLHPIIYVLMPMLLLVPGSLLYPAIYGCLIIRNILSIILYPLLMILIKEATPAPSALGKVNGLAASAGAACRMIASPVAGFLWTVGTKSDCSALAWYGSAIVAILGAVQCFSVPRRRNEEPCEETSQVPNKQTVTVTETEFYDSP